The Labrus mixtus chromosome 16, fLabMix1.1, whole genome shotgun sequence genome window below encodes:
- the sync gene encoding uncharacterized protein sync: MEDLNDNISLTGFEPLFIKEEDADPDRTLTEQRECNSEQAGFTLSGTQLNQSSLIKPYLQEMDDLLKSCEELTGFSFGSHFSETNPTEIVQCHRKDEVPMDSDQETGISPQAYLSTSYMDTNMDGAGREDQPAQDHAQGLQQIIKKSVVATDVSQQRKMPLTSAGNKLSNSMIEYEGHLLGMLAMLEGCMEETGMDFEPQDWATDATQEYVHISTNSNLRSGTTLVPIQQERLMKLEASPLELELCACPHAGGNILSDMNRNELAVGSATVESRTYPVLSLDNTSGFSMERLGGQGKANTDQSVLEAHLRFARPSMTSDNTQNGPMYCEATSTGCMSPNEATSTEGEIKGIEVDNSHFPAEDTTALGMDSIYQGPSMNELSALGSQMEEWIEEVQQVQKRRKELLLEVLELRGNQDREEVEDTNKEEAETEELIDSKVAVLMSALRKEEEGRREERKKEIQCLWEERAEEERRIWKVNLERQGIHEELKKLKRRLFAIARDCAHNQFALNTQHREVDVLKREEEKMKSVVLELTEESAKLRAAHQQQLLHLKAEHHAQSSSQTSNTQDQLTQSKRHSCGDIQQYLQSGLKALEDRYEPIMLALLKRREVTAESLVKSKEQNQELRTKLRPLKEEIQKLILQRTCLEEKLKLTHMQRREDVVHYKERVYTLEESSRELKTELNLQKRKTKEIEELRDSLTKRLILYRAAIKDHNCDDEQKND, encoded by the exons ATGGAGGACCTCAACGATAACATTTCATTGACTGGGTTCGAGCCTCTCTTCATTAAAGAGGAGGATGCGGATCCAGACAGAACCCTCACGGAACAAAGAGAGTGCAACAGTGAACAAGCTGGCTTCACCTTATCAGGAACACAACTGAATCAATCATCTTTGATCAAGCCGTACCTACAAGAGATGGATGACCTACTGAAAAGTTGTGAAGAGCTCACTGGTTTCTCCTTTGGCTCTCACTTCTCAGAGACAAACCCAACTGAAATAGTTCAATGCCACAGAAAAGACGAAGTCCCAATGGACAGCGACCAAGAAACAGGTATTTCTCCCCAAGCATATCTTTCCACAAGCTACATGGACACAAACATGGATGGGGCTGGGAGAGAAGACCAGCCAGCACAAGACCATGCGCAAGGCTTGCAGCAGATCATCAAAAAGAGTGTAGTGGCCACCGATGTTTCTCAACAGAGAAAAATGCCTCTCACTTCAGCAGGTAACAAACTCAGCAACTCCATGATTGAGTATGAGGGCCATCTGTTGGGGATGCTTGCAATGCTGGAAGGCTGTATGGAAGAGACTGGGATGGATTTTGAGCCACAAGACTGGGCTACAGATGCAACTCAAGAATATGTACACATCAGTACGAATTCTAACCTCCGTAGCGGTACAACACTGGTTCCCATTCAGCAAGAGAGGTTAATGAAGTTGGAGGCCAGCCCGCTAGAATTAGAATTATGTGCTTGTCCACATGCAGGGGGGAATATACTTTCTGACATGAACAGAAATGAGCTGGCAGTAGGTTCAGCAACAGTTGAAAGCCGGACATATCCTGTGCTTAGCCTTGATAACACAAGTGGCTTCTCAATGGAAAGACTCGGGGGGCAAGGGAAAGCAAACACAGACCAGAGTGTTCTTGAAGCTCATTTAAGGTTTGCAAGGCCATCGATGACATCAGATAATACACAAAATGGTCCAATGTACTGTGAGGCAACAAGCACAGGATGTATGTCTCCTAATGAAGCCACATCAACAGAGGGAGAAATTAAAGGGATTGAAGTAGACAACAGTCATTTTCCAGCTGAAGACACAACAGCGCTGGGGATGGACTCAATTTATCAAGGCCCTAGCATGAATGAATTAAGCGCACTAGGGTctcagatggaggagtggatAGAGGAAGTGCAGCAGgtacagaagaggagaaaggaaCTGCTGTTGGAGGTGCTTGAGTTGAGAGGAAATCAAGAcagagaggaggtagaggacACAAATAAAGAGGAAGCGGAGACAGAGGAGCTAATTGATAGCAAAGTGGCGGTGTTGATGAGTGCACTgcggaaagaagaagagggaagaagagaggagaggaagaaagagatcCAGTGCctatgggaggagagagcggaggaggagagaaggataTGGAAAGTAAACTTGGAGAGACAAGGGATTCATGAGGAGCTCAAAAAGCTGAAGAGGAGGCTGTTTGCCATTGCAAGAGACTGCGCTCACAATCAGTTTGCCCTGAACACTCAACATCGAGAGGTGGACGTGCTGAAGAGGGAAGAG gaaaaaATGAAGTCAGTGGTGCTTGAGCTGACAGAAGAGAGTGCCAAGCTAAGAGCAGCCCATCAACAACAGCTCTTACACCTAAAAGCAGAGCATCATGCCCAGAGCTCCAGTCAGACTTCCAATACCCAGGATCAGCTGACCCAGTCCAAGAGGCACTCCTGTGGGGATATTCAGCAGTATCTGCAGAGTGGGCTTAAAGCACTTGAGGATAG ATATGAACCCATTATGCTTGCATTGCTCAAGAGGAGGGAGGTAACAGCCGAATCCCTGGTGAAATCCAAAGAGCAGAACCAGGAGCTCAGAACCAAGCTGAGACCCTTGAAGGAGGAAATCCAAAAACTGATTCTCCAGCGAACTTGTTTAGAGGAGAAACTCAAACTTACTCacatgcagaggagagaggatgtggTGCATTACAAG GAGAGAGTTTACACATTggaggagagcagcagagagctcAAGACTGAGTTAAATCTTCAGAAGAGGAAAACCAAAGAAATAGAAGAATTGAGAGACAGTCTAACCAAACGTTTAATCCTTTACAG AGCTGCCATTAAGGACCATAACTGTGATGACGAGCAGAAAAAcgactga